TTTCGCCATGCTGTTCGTCATTTTCGACGTCGAGGTCATCTTTCTGTATCCCTGGGCCATTGTCTTCAATAAGATCGGGCTCATCGGTCTGCTCGAAATGCTGATCTTTATCGGTCTTTTCCTCGTCGCCTATGTATACGCCTGGCGAAAAGGAGCGTTGGAATGGGACTAATTCAACTGGGGGGTCACGACAAAGACGGCTCCCCGGACGTCATCACGCTCACGGTTGAAAAGGCCGTGAATTGGGCTAGAAAAGGGTCCTTATGGCCCATGACCTTCGGACTTGCCTGCTGCGCCATTGAAATGATTGCAGCCGTCTCGTCCCGGTATGACATGGACCGCTATGGAGCAGGGGTCTTCCGCGCCTCCCCCCGCCAATCAGACCTGATGATCGTCGCGGGTACGGTCTGCCGACGGATGGCCCCGGTGATCCGCAAAATCTACGACCAGATGCCGGAACCGAAGTACGTCATTGCCATGGGGTCCTGTGCGACATCAGGCAATATTTACGATAGTTACAGCGTGGTGCAGGGAGTCGATCGCTTCGTACCGGTCGACATCTACGTGCCCGGGTGTCCTCCAACGCCAGAAGCCCTGTTCGACGGCATTCTGAAACTGCAGGAGCGCATCATGCAAAAGCGCGTGTTCCTCTCGCAACCGAAGGAAGTCAAAGACGCCCTGAAGGTCTAAAGACGAGAATCTGGCCCATGAATCACCTGGCACAACGAATCGAGGACACTTTTCCCGGCGCCTGCACGAAAGTGGTGGAATGGCGCGGAGACGTGGCGGTGACGGTCAATCGCGCGAATCTTCACGACGTGGCCTTGTTTCTCAAAAACGATCCTGCCATGCGATTCGACTATATCGTCCACGTCAGCTCGGTGGACTGGCCCGACGACGAAGAGCGGTTTGAAGTCGTCTACGAAGTCTATTCAATCCGTACACGGCAACGGATTCGTCTGAAAACGCGAGTGCCGGAATCGGACTGCATCGTGGATTCCTTGACCGATGTCTGGAAAGGCGCCGACTTCATGGAGCGCGAAGTCTACGACATGATGGGCATCCGGTTCCGAAACCATCCCGACCTTCGCCGCATTCTCATGCCGGATGAATACGAGGAAGGCTATCCCCTGCGCAAAGATTTTCCACTCCGCGGAAGAGGCTGGCGCGATACGTTCGAATTTTTGGATGAACCGACCCGGTAACGAAGGCCTGGTAGGACGACTGCACGATCATGGCACAGTTCGAAGATCAACGTACCACCGTCTATAAAGTCGATCCGGAGCATCCGGAAAGCGAAACGCTCCCGACGCTCCGGACTGAAGAGCTTCTGCTCAATATGGGCCCCCAACACCCGAGCACCCACGGAGTGTTGAAGGTCATCCTCGAGCTGGAAGGCGAACGGCTGGTCAAGTCCACCCCGGTCATGGGATTTCTTCACCGCGGCGTGGAAAAGCTTGCGGAGGAGGGCACCTATCATCAATTCATCCCGCACACGGATCGGCTCGACTACGTGTGCGCGATGTATAACAACTTCGCCTACTGCCGGGCGGTAGAAAAATTGATGAACATCACAGTGCCGGATCGCGCAGAATATCTGCGTACGATCGTGGCAGAGATTCAGCGCATTATCGGCCATCAGTTCTGGCTGGGCACCCAGGCCCTCGACATCGGCGCGATGACTGTCTTTTTCTACTGTTTCCGGGACCGTGAAATTCTACTCGACTGGTTTGATGAACTGTGCGGCGCCCGACTTACCACCAGTTGGTATCGCATCGGGGGAGTGGAACGGGACTTCACGCCGTCGTTGTTTGCCAAGCTAAAACAATTCCTCGACTACTTCCCGCCGAAAATCGATGAGTATGTGATTTTCTTGGAGAAGAACCGCATCTGGCTGGCACGAACCAAGGGCGTGGCCGTGATCTCTGCCGAAGATGCGTTGAGCTTTGGCCTAAGCGGACCAACGCTGCGCGGCTCCGGCGTTGATTACGATCTCCGCAAATATGAACCCTATTCCGCCTACCCGAAATGTGAATTCAACGTCCCCGTCGGCAAGAACGGCGACACCTACGACCGATACTGGATTCGGGTTCAAGAGCTCTATGAAAGCGTCAAGATCATCCGCCAATGCCTCGAGCAGATCCAGGATGGGCCAATCATGGCGGACGTGCCCAGTGTGACCCTACCTCCTAAGGAGCGGGTGTTCACCAACCTGGAATCCATGATTCAGCAGTTCAAGTTGTTTTCGCAGGGGTTCAATGCGCCTCCCGGAGAAATCTACTGCGGGACCGAGGCCCATAAAGGCGAGTTAGGCTTTTACATCGTCAGCACGGGCGGCGGAAAGCCGTACCGGCTGAAAATTCGCGCGCCCTCGTTTATCCATATGGGCGCGTTCGATCATATGTCGAAAGGCTACATGATCGCCGACGCCGTGACGATTTTCGGGACCTACGACATCGTCATGGGCGAATGTGACCGTTGACGCGTGGAGTGATCCGGGGAATGACGACTCTGTCGTTTATCGGATTGCCGAATCGATAAATCGTATTTGAGGAACCATGGGCTTGAAACCAGCCACCAATCCCGACGTCGAAGCCGCGACCATCGAACTATCTATTGATGGACGAACGGTATCGGCAAAGGACGGCGTCTCGCTCTATGACGTCATCGCCAGCACGGGCAAGATTATTCCCGCCATGTGCTACCACTACACGTTTGATCCGTTCGGATCCTGCGGCATGTGTTTGGTGATGCAAGAAGGTAAGAAAGCTCCGGTTCGCTCCTGTACCGCAAAAGCCACAGCAGGCATGGTCATCCGAACCGATGGGGACGATCTGTTCGCGGCGCGCAAAAAGGCGGTTGAAAAACATCTGTCCGTCCATCCGTTAGACTGCCCGGTCTGCGACGCCGACGGCCATTGCGAACTTCAGGACATGGCGTTCCAACATGGCGTCACGAATCTCGCCAGCGCCAAGCAAAAGTTTATCCCCGAAGACACGCGCAGCCTCGTGCTGGACTTCAACATGAATCGCTGCATCGCCTGCGCAGAATGCATCAACGTCTGCAAAGACGTGTTGATGATCGACGCGCTGCAATTCATGAAAAAGGGCGGCTTCAACCAAGTCGTGGCCAAAGGCGATCAGCCGCTGGCCTGTGAATTTTGCGGCGACTGTCTGGCGGTCTGCCCCGTCGGTGCCATCACGAACAAATACTCCAAGTATTTGTACAAACCGTGGCAAATGAAGAAGACCACGACGACATGTAACTATTGTGGTGACGGCTGCCAGCTGCACCTGGAGACCAAAGATACCGAGGTCGTCCGCGTGACGTCGCCGCTTTCCTGGAAGAATAAATGGGGGGATCGTTCTGAAACCGCCAAGGGCCATGGCGGGCTCTGCGTCCGAGGCCGATTCGGCTTTCAATACATCGACAGCGCGCAACGGCTGCGGCAACCGTTGGTTCGCACCGGCGACACCTTAACGGAAACGCCCTGGCTGGAGGCGATGCAAACGGTCATCGACCGACTCTCTGACATTCACCGTAAGCACGGCCCGGAGTCCATTGCCGGGCTCATCACCGCCCGTTGCACGAACGAAGAGCTGTATTTGTTCCAAAAGCTCATGCGGGCTGGTCTCAGAACCAACCAACTCGACAGTAGCGCGCGGTACGGTCACCTCAATTATGTGCACGCCGTGCGGCATGCGGTCGGCATCGGCCGCCCGCTGAATGATTGGGAGGATCTGACCAAAGCCAAAGCTGTCCTGGTCATCGGCTCGAACATCACCGAAACCAATCCATTGACGGCTGTTCGCATTAAGGAAGCCATCCGCGTGTATCAGGCGCAAGTGATCGTTGTGGACTCGTCCACGACCAACATCGCACAACTCGCGTCCCATCCGCTTTTGGTGAAGCCGGGAACGGAAGCCCTGCTGATCGACGGACTCGTCAAGGCCGTCATCGAACAGGATCTTGTGGACGAGACCACCACAGCCAAATATCCCCAGGCATTTGCGGCCTTGAAGGACGCGGTCGCACAGGTGTCCCTCGAGCAGATATCCGGTCAGACGGGTATCTCAGTCGATCAGATCCGCGAAATCGCGACCATCTTTGCCGAAGCGCCGCGCGCGATTGCCCTGTGTGCTGAAGGAATCGTTCGTCGACCGAACGGATACCAAAATGTCCTCAAGCTGCTCGATCTCGCCTGGGTGACCGGGAAACTCGGACAACCGGGATCCGGCGTCACCACCGTCACCGAGGAAATCAATGAACAGGGTGCCATCGACATGGGTGTAGCCCCTGAGTTTTTGCCCGGGCAGGCCAGATTCGATGATCCTGGCGCGCGTGAACGATTCGGCAAGGCCTGGGAAGTGACCCTTCCCGCCATTGGAACAGGCGCGAACCTCCTTGAAATTCTCGCGCGTATTCAGAGTGGCCAGATCAAAGCCCTCTATGTCATTGGAGAAAATCCATTGGCGACCTTGCCGGCTTCGATGCAGGTGAGAAGCGCACTCGAGAAACTCCAGCTTTTGATCGTTCAGGATCCGTTCCTGACCGAGACCGCCCGTATGGCGCATGTCGTGCTGCCCGCAGCTACCTATGCCGAAAAGGACGGTACCTTTACCAGCCTTGAAGGGAAAGTCTTGCGCGTCCGCCAGGCCATCGATCATGTCGGAGAAAGCCTGCCGGATTGGCATATCATGACCGCGCTGGCCAATGGCCTTGGCTACGAATGGCCCTACCAATCGCCGCAGGATGTACAAAACGAAATCATGAGGCTGCTGCCAGGCTATTACAATCTCGGCCAGCCGCGTCGGATTTCCCCATCGCCCGACTCCTATCTCTCGAATGGGTATACATCAGAGGTTGCAGACCGCTATCGCCGCCCGTCGGTACCAGGTTCTACAGGCACTGACGCTCGGCCATTTACCCTGATTATGGGGCAAGTGCTTTATCACTCCGGCAAAATGTCCACGCAGGCATCGGGGCTCATCAACATCGAACCGAACAACCAGCGCATACGGATGAATCCGGCCGACGTGGAACAACTCGGCATCACTGAGCAATCCACTGTCCGCCTGACGTCTCGACAAGGCTCTGTGCAGGCTGGAGTGAAGGCCGACCCGGACATTCAGATCGGATCCTGCTTCTTCCCCGAACATTTCAACGAGCCGCCCGTGAAAGATCTGATGACCACGGAGGCCGATCCAGTGACCGGAGTACCGTATTTCAAATCAACGCGCGTCACGATTGAAAAGGTTGGTGCGTAAGAGTAAGCTCGTCCGTCTTTTTGTTGTCGTTAGAGGTGGTGGGAATGAGTGTCGGGGCGTTAACCAAAAAAATTCTTCATGCCGCGTTGTTCTATGAAATTTGGGACGCCATGAAGGTAACCTTCAAACACATGTTTCACCGACCCATCACGTTCCAGTATCCCCGCGAACAACGGACGATTCCGGATGGTCACCGCGGCGCCCTCGGACTACTTCGTTATGCCGACGGTCGGGATCGTTGCGTAGGCTGCGATCTCTGCGAAGCGGCCTGTCCCTCGCGTTGCATCAAGGTCATTAGTCAGGAAGACCCCGAACGGCCTTTGCAACGATTCGCGAGCGAGTTCTATATCGATATCACCAAGTGCGTGTTTTGCGGCTATTGCGTGGAGGCCTGCCCGGTCAACGCGCTGGCCATGACGAAGATGTACGAATTCTCCACTCACGACAAGCGCACCCTCCTGTTCGACAAGAAGCGCCTCTACGAGGTTGGCGCACGCCATCTCGACGACGCCAAAAAATATCTCTACACGCACAACCAAGAAAAAAATTCGGACGAGAGTCGGGAGTATCGTTATTACTTCCCGCAATCAGTTCTCAAACCTACACAGTCGCAACCCAAACATTTGAGCTGAACCGTACCGTTATGGCTTTCCTGTTTTTCGCGTATTTCGCAGTGGTCAGTATTGTCGCCGGCATCCTGACCGTGTCACTGAAAAACCCGGTCCAGTGTGGGCTCGCCCTCCTGGCCCTGCTCCTTCACGTCTCAGGCCTGTTCGTCATGCTGAACGCCGAATTTCTCTGGGCCGTACAGGTCATTGTCTATGCCGGGGCGATCCTCGTGCTCTATCTCTTCGTCCTCATGTTGCTGAACCTCAAAACGGACGACCGCTATTTCCACGCCAGGACGCCCTATCTCCTGGCCCCCGCGGCCATCGGCTTGGCGTATCTTGTCTTCTTGTTGATCCGTTCTCCGTTCAGCGGATCCCGCGGCGACGCCTCAACAGCCGCAGTTCTTCTCAACGGAGATGCCCATGCGGTCGGCATTAAAATGTTCAGCGAGTATTTGCTGCAGTTTGAAATTATCGGTGTGTTTCTGACCGGAGCTATCGTCGGCGCGATTGTGCTGGCAAAAACGCCCAAGTCGATCGAAACGAGGCGGGACGCATGATTCCTTTATCCGCCTATGTCGTAGTCAGTGCCATTTTGTTTACAACAGGCCTGCTCGGGGTGCTCATCCGACGGAACTTCATTATCGTGCTCATGTCTGTCGAAATCATGCTGAATGCGGCCACGATCAACCTGGTCGCCTTCTCGCACTATCTCGAATCCATGCAAGGCCAAATCGTCGCCTTGTTCATGATCGCCATTGCCGCGGGAGAAGCGGCCATCGGGCTCGCGATCATCATTGTGGTGTTCCGCGGCAAAATTTCCACCAACGTCGACGAGATGAATCTCTTGAAGTGGTAACGTGTCTGATTCTATTGATTTGATCGTCAAATTGATTCCCCTGTTTCCGCTGATGGCTGTCATTGTGAACGGCCTCTTCGGACACCGGTATTCCCACGATCTGGCCCATCGCTTCGCGTGGGGCTCGGTGCTGATGTCCTTCCTCTGCGTGTTGGCCGTCTTTACAGAAACTTTGCGCACCGGGGCGGCTCGGGAAGTCATCGCCTACAAATGGATCTTCGGCGGCGACCTCACCATCAATCTCGCCTATCTGATCGACCCCCTCACCTGCATCATGCTCTTGGTGATCACCGGTGTCGGCTTCCTCATTCATGTCTACTCCGTCGGCTACATGCATGGGGAGACGGGGTTCACGCGCTTCTTCGTATACATGAACCTCTTTATGGTCTCGATGCTTCTCCTGGTGATGGGCAACAACTACGTGGTGTTGTTCATCGGCTGGGAAGGAGTAGGACTCTGTTCGTACCTGCTCATCGGCTACTACTACGACAAGGTGTCGGCCGCAAAGGCCGCCACAAAAGCCTTTGTCGTCAATCGTATCGGCGATGCCGGGTTCCTCTTGGCCATTTTCCTCGTCTTCGTCAATTTCAAGACGCTGGATTACACCCAGGTCATGCAGAACGCCGCGCAGCTCTCCCCAGAGATGGCTACCGCCATTGCGCTCTGCCTTCTCGTCGGCGCCGTCGGAAAATCCGCCCAGCTTCCCCTGTACACGTGGCTGCCGGATGCGATGGAAGGCCCAACCCCGGTCAGCGCGCTCATTCACGCAGCGACCATGGTCACCGCCGGCGTGTACATGATCGTCCGCAACCACGCCATTTTTGACCTGGCTCCCGTCGCCATGACCACCGTGGCCTGGATCGGGGGAGTGACGGCGCTGTTCGCGGCTACCATTGGGCTCGTCCAGACGGATATCAAGCGCGTGCTCGCCTATTCCACCGTGAGTCAGCTCGGCTATATGTTCCTGGGCTGCGGACTCGGCGCGTACACCGCCGCCGTGTTCCACCTCATGACCCACGCATTCTTCAAAGCCTTGCTGTTTCTCTCAGCCGGATCTGTCATCCACGCCCTATCCGGGGAACAGGACATCCGGAAGATGGGAGCCCTGAAGTCCAAGATTCCTTGGACCCACACACTCTTTTTGATCGGCACCATCGCCATCGCGGGAATCCCACCCCTGGCGGGATTCTGGAGCAAGGACGAAATCATGGGCCATGCCTTCGTCCACCACCATTACCTCCTCTATGGAATGGCAGCGGTGGGTGCATTCCTGACGTCGTTTTATATGTTCCGCCTGACATATCTCACGTTTTACGGAACGTCCCGACTGGATCACCACACAGCCGAACATGTGCATGAGTCACCGATGGTGATGATCGGACCGTTGATCGTTTTGGCGACTCTCTCCGTCATCGGTGGGTTCCCCGGCGTACCTCCGGAAAACGGTTGGTTCCACCACTTCCTTCACTCCGTCGCCGGAGTGGCAGGAGAAGAACATGCGACGCCACCCGCCTTGATGTTTGGCCTCATGGGCACAGCAACGGTCATCGCGCTGCTCGGGTGGGGGCTCGCACACTATTTCTATAGCGGCCCTTCGACCGCGGCCACCGCCCTGGCCGACCGCATGCCCGGCGTGTACACCACGCTGCTGAACAAGTATTACGTCGACGAACTCTACGACACTCTGTTCGTCGAGCCCACCAAAAAGCTGGGCAGACTTTGCGATTGGTTCGATCGCACTATTATCGACGGGCTTGTTCGCAGCATCGACCGGGGTACGGATCTGAGCTCTGCGGCCATCACCTGGACCGAAAAACACGTCGTCTACGCCGGCCTCAATATTATCGGCTATGCGAATCACCTCTTGGCGCGCTCATGGCGCCGCCTACAGACAGGCATGGTGCATCAATATGCCGCCATCATCGTGGCAGGCCTCTTCATTCTGGCTCACCTGATTTTGTTGATTTGGACCGGAGGCGGATCCACAGGGTATTCCGCGCGCTGACGCAGCAGTAGTTTGGATGTACGATGCTTGAAGAATTTAGTTTCGGATTTCCCATCCTGTCGTATCTGATCTTCCTTCCGTTGGTTGGAGCGGCCGTCCTCTGGCTGATCGACGACGAAGATCTCCTGAAGTCCACCACCTTGGGGATCACCCTGGTGGAATTGGCGCTGGCTTGCCTCGTCTTAGTCCGCTTCGTGCCCGATTCCGCAGCCATGCAATTTGCAGAACATGCGCGATGGCTTCCCGCGCTCGGTATCGGCTATCACCTGGCCGTCGATGGCATCAGCGTGCTCTTCGTGGGGTTGACGGCCTTTCTGACGGTGTTGGTGGTGATTTACTCCTGGGACACGATCCGTAACCAGGTACGCCTCTATTTCATGGCACTCCTGGCGTTGGAAACCACCACCATGGGCATTTTTGTGTCGATCGACCTGATCCTGTTTTTTGTGTTCTGGGAACTCATGCTCATCCCCAGCTACTTCCTGATCAAGCTCTGGGGAGGCGGAGCAGATCGCCACTATGCCGCTCTCAAATATGTCCTCTATACGCTCTTGGGCAGCGTGTTCATGCTGGTCGGCATCGCCTTGCTCGATATCAATTACCATCAGTGGGCCGTCACGCACCATCTAGACCACGTCTACTCCTTCGATCTCCTGGAGCTGTTATCCGTGCCGATTCCTCTCTCCCAGCAGATCCTGATCTTCTGGCTGATGTTCATGGGGTTCGCGTTCAAGGCGCCGGTCTTTCCCTTCCACACCTGGCTCCCGGATGCCTTAGTGGAGGGACCGATCGGCATGGCCGTCATGCTCGCGGGCATGAAGCTCGGCACTTACGGATTCCTTCGCTTCACCTTCCCATTAGTTCCTGAGGCTGCGAAAAGCGAAGGCGTGATCGCCATTGTAATGGTGCTAGCCCTCTGCGCCATTCTCTATGGGGCGGTGGTGGCGTTGGTCCAACTGGATTTCAAACGGCTGCTGGCCTTCAGCAGTATCAGCCACCTGGGTTTTGTCGTGGTTGGACTGTTTGCTCTGAATTTCCAAGGACTCCAAGGCAGCTTGCTGACCATGATCAACCTCGGGTTCAGCACGGCGGGACTCTTTTTCATGGCTGGCTTTTTGTCTACCCGGCAACAGAGTTCACATCTCGGTTCCTTCGGGGGATTCGCCAAACAAGCGCCGCTCTTAGCGACATTCCTACTGCTGATCGGCATGGCGTCCATCGGACTGCCCGGCACGAACGGCTTTGTTGGAGAATTCCTGATCCTGTTGGGAGCCTTCAAAGCCAAATGGTGGTTTGGCGCAGTCGCCGTCCTTGGCGTGATTTTCGGAGCGGCCTATTTCCTCTGGTACTACGAGCGCTCGATGCTGGGTCCCGTTGGCAAACACGTATCTGCCGTCGTCAAGGACCTTCATATGCGCGAAATCACCATTGCCCTCTCGCTTTCGGTCATGATTCTGTGGATCGGCCTCTACCCATCGCCCTTCCTGAGGATGATGAATGGCTCAATCCAGGCCCTTGTGGATAGGCTGGACCGTGCAAAAGTGGCCTCGGTTCACACTGTGACTCACGTGCCCACGAAGTAGGACCATGGCTGATTACACACTGCTCATCATTCTCTTTGCGCCGTTTCTCGGGGCGCTCGCGCTCATCTTCGTCTCCAACCGCCAGGTCTCGCTGGTACGCGGCGTGGCGGCCGGCTCAGCCTTTATCACTCTGATCGCGTCCGTGTATCTCTTTTACGCCTACGACCCGGTGAAGGGCGGCTATCAGTTCATCCAACGGATTGAATGGTCGCGCCAACTAGGTATCTCCCTCCATCTGGGCGTGGACGGCATCGGCACCCCGCTGGTCCTCGCGTCGGGCATTTTGCTCTTCGCAGGCATTTTCGTGTCCTGGCATATCAAAGACCGGATGAAGGAGTTTTACATCTGGATCTTGATTCTCGCGGCGGCGACCATCGGCGTCTTCATGTCGCTCGATCTGTTTTTCCTCTACTTCTTCTACGAAATGTCAGTCATCCCCATGTATTTGCTCTTGGGCATGTGGGGAAGTCACACGAAGAAATATCTCGAAATGACCGACCCGGAAGGCTTGAAGCAGCGTGACTCCGTCGGGTTTATTTTCAACTTCGGCGCCAACAGTAAGGAATATGCGGCCATGAAGCTGGTCCTGTTCCTCTCTGCGTTCGCCGTCGCCGCGCTCATGGGGATCTTGCTCATCTATAAGTTCTCCGGCCTCAATACCTTCGATATTCTGGTGCTTCGTGAAAAGGCGCATTTCTCCGGCCCGTTGGCGACGCTCATCTGGCTGCTGATCTTTTTTGGATTTGCCTCCATCGCCCCGATCTGGCCGCTGCACTCCTGGTCTCCCGTTGGTCACGCAGCCGCACCGGCCGCAACCAGCATGTTGCACGCCGGCGTGCTCATGAAGCTGGGGCACTTCTCCATCATCCGGGTGGCGTTTGAAATCCTCCCTGAAACCACCCGCGAGCTCATGCCCATTGCCGCCGTCCTCTGCATTTTCAGCATCATTTACGGCGGCCTCGTCGCCTACTATGCCAGGGACACCAAATACGTCATCGGGTACTCCAGTTCCAGCCACATGGGCTATGTCTTCCTGGGCATGGCGGCATTGGACTACATCAGTCTCAGCGGTGCCGTGATCTATATGTTCGCTCACGCCATGGCCACCGGCATGCTTTTCGCCATGGCCGGATGGGTCTATGACCAAACGCACACGCGGGACATCCCGTCACTCGGCGGCCTCTCCAACCGCATGCCGTTCATCTCCGCTGCCTTTGTGATCGGCTGCATGGCCTCCATCGGCATGCCAGGCACCGTGAATTTCATCGCGGAGGTCATGATCATCGTCGGCAGTTGGAACAAGTACCCATTCCAGGTCGTCATCGCCGTGCTCGGCATCGTTTTGACCATGGCCTATCTCTTCAAGATGATGCGCGGTCTCTTCTACGGCTCGATGGCCGAGAAATATAGTCACTCCCACGACGCCGTCGCCGTGGTGGACCGCATGCCACTCCTCGTCATGATTATGGTCAGCGTGAGTTTTGGCATTTTCCCCGGACACCTCTATTCCGTCGTTCGCTCCGGCGTGGACCCGCTGATTGCACGCATCACGAAAGTGGTACCGGTCGCGGAGCAACCGACTCACATTCCACTTGCCAGTTCGCCCATTTCGCCGGTGTCGGCATCGCATGAGGCGATCGCGAAGGTGACCCCGCGATGAATTTTTCCCTGACGCTTTCAGCCAGCGATCTCCTGCTCCTGCTGCCCGAGCTATTTCTCACTGTCTGGCTGTGCGTGGTGCTGGCCGTGGATTTTTCGTTCAAACGGATCGTCCAAGAACAGCTGGCGTATCTGACCATCCTCGGGCTGATGATCACCCTGGCCTGCCTCGCATGGTTCGACATGACTGGGGTGACGGGAACGCTTTTCGCCAAGATGTTCGTGGTCGATCGCATGGCCATCTTCTTCAAGGTCATGATTCTGCTCGCGACGATTTTGGTGATTCTCCTCTCGATCGACTATGTGCATCGGTTTTCGTTTTTCCGGGGGGAATACTACTTCCTCGTCGCCATGTCGGCGCTGGGGATGATGTTCATGGCCTCGGCCAACGATCTGCTTTCACTTTTCGTCACGCTGGAATTCGCGACCTTCGGCTTCTATGTCCTCGTGTCCTATCTCCGCGACGATATGGCATCGAATGAGGCGGGATTGAAATTCTTCATCCTCGGCGTCTTTGCGGCGGGATTGCTCGGCTATGGCATCAGCCTTGTCTATGGAGAAACCGGCAAACTGGTCTTTTCAGACATGACCGGCGCCAACCCGACGACCGGACTCGTGATCGGCTTCCTGCTCATTTTTGCGGCACTAGGCTTCAAAATCGGTGCAGTCCCATTCCATTCTTGGATTCCCGACACCTACCATGGCGCCCCGACGCCTGTGACGGCCTTCTTGTCGATCGCGCCGAAAGTCGCGGCCTTTGCGATCCTCCTGCGCCTGTTCCTCGTGGCGCTGGCGACCTTCAAACCGGCGTGGGCGTTGCTCATCGTGGCCGCCTCAATTCTCTCCATGACCTACGGCAACATTGTGGCCATTGCACAACGGAACATTAAGCGGCTACTGGCCTATTCCGGTATCGCTCAGGTCGGCAATG
This sequence is a window from Nitrospira sp.. Protein-coding genes within it:
- a CDS encoding NADH-quinone oxidoreductase subunit B; its protein translation is MGLIQLGGHDKDGSPDVITLTVEKAVNWARKGSLWPMTFGLACCAIEMIAAVSSRYDMDRYGAGVFRASPRQSDLMIVAGTVCRRMAPVIRKIYDQMPEPKYVIAMGSCATSGNIYDSYSVVQGVDRFVPVDIYVPGCPPTPEALFDGILKLQERIMQKRVFLSQPKEVKDALKV
- a CDS encoding NADH-quinone oxidoreductase subunit C — encoded protein: MNHLAQRIEDTFPGACTKVVEWRGDVAVTVNRANLHDVALFLKNDPAMRFDYIVHVSSVDWPDDEERFEVVYEVYSIRTRQRIRLKTRVPESDCIVDSLTDVWKGADFMEREVYDMMGIRFRNHPDLRRILMPDEYEEGYPLRKDFPLRGRGWRDTFEFLDEPTR
- the nuoD gene encoding NADH dehydrogenase (quinone) subunit D, yielding MAQFEDQRTTVYKVDPEHPESETLPTLRTEELLLNMGPQHPSTHGVLKVILELEGERLVKSTPVMGFLHRGVEKLAEEGTYHQFIPHTDRLDYVCAMYNNFAYCRAVEKLMNITVPDRAEYLRTIVAEIQRIIGHQFWLGTQALDIGAMTVFFYCFRDREILLDWFDELCGARLTTSWYRIGGVERDFTPSLFAKLKQFLDYFPPKIDEYVIFLEKNRIWLARTKGVAVISAEDALSFGLSGPTLRGSGVDYDLRKYEPYSAYPKCEFNVPVGKNGDTYDRYWIRVQELYESVKIIRQCLEQIQDGPIMADVPSVTLPPKERVFTNLESMIQQFKLFSQGFNAPPGEIYCGTEAHKGELGFYIVSTGGGKPYRLKIRAPSFIHMGAFDHMSKGYMIADAVTIFGTYDIVMGECDR
- a CDS encoding molybdopterin-dependent oxidoreductase, coding for MKPATNPDVEAATIELSIDGRTVSAKDGVSLYDVIASTGKIIPAMCYHYTFDPFGSCGMCLVMQEGKKAPVRSCTAKATAGMVIRTDGDDLFAARKKAVEKHLSVHPLDCPVCDADGHCELQDMAFQHGVTNLASAKQKFIPEDTRSLVLDFNMNRCIACAECINVCKDVLMIDALQFMKKGGFNQVVAKGDQPLACEFCGDCLAVCPVGAITNKYSKYLYKPWQMKKTTTTCNYCGDGCQLHLETKDTEVVRVTSPLSWKNKWGDRSETAKGHGGLCVRGRFGFQYIDSAQRLRQPLVRTGDTLTETPWLEAMQTVIDRLSDIHRKHGPESIAGLITARCTNEELYLFQKLMRAGLRTNQLDSSARYGHLNYVHAVRHAVGIGRPLNDWEDLTKAKAVLVIGSNITETNPLTAVRIKEAIRVYQAQVIVVDSSTTNIAQLASHPLLVKPGTEALLIDGLVKAVIEQDLVDETTTAKYPQAFAALKDAVAQVSLEQISGQTGISVDQIREIATIFAEAPRAIALCAEGIVRRPNGYQNVLKLLDLAWVTGKLGQPGSGVTTVTEEINEQGAIDMGVAPEFLPGQARFDDPGARERFGKAWEVTLPAIGTGANLLEILARIQSGQIKALYVIGENPLATLPASMQVRSALEKLQLLIVQDPFLTETARMAHVVLPAATYAEKDGTFTSLEGKVLRVRQAIDHVGESLPDWHIMTALANGLGYEWPYQSPQDVQNEIMRLLPGYYNLGQPRRISPSPDSYLSNGYTSEVADRYRRPSVPGSTGTDARPFTLIMGQVLYHSGKMSTQASGLINIEPNNQRIRMNPADVEQLGITEQSTVRLTSRQGSVQAGVKADPDIQIGSCFFPEHFNEPPVKDLMTTEADPVTGVPYFKSTRVTIEKVGA
- a CDS encoding NADH-quinone oxidoreductase subunit I, with amino-acid sequence MSLEVVGMSVGALTKKILHAALFYEIWDAMKVTFKHMFHRPITFQYPREQRTIPDGHRGALGLLRYADGRDRCVGCDLCEAACPSRCIKVISQEDPERPLQRFASEFYIDITKCVFCGYCVEACPVNALAMTKMYEFSTHDKRTLLFDKKRLYEVGARHLDDAKKYLYTHNQEKNSDESREYRYYFPQSVLKPTQSQPKHLS
- a CDS encoding NADH-quinone oxidoreductase subunit J, which gives rise to MAFLFFAYFAVVSIVAGILTVSLKNPVQCGLALLALLLHVSGLFVMLNAEFLWAVQVIVYAGAILVLYLFVLMLLNLKTDDRYFHARTPYLLAPAAIGLAYLVFLLIRSPFSGSRGDASTAAVLLNGDAHAVGIKMFSEYLLQFEIIGVFLTGAIVGAIVLAKTPKSIETRRDA
- the nuoK gene encoding NADH-quinone oxidoreductase subunit NuoK, giving the protein MIPLSAYVVVSAILFTTGLLGVLIRRNFIIVLMSVEIMLNAATINLVAFSHYLESMQGQIVALFMIAIAAGEAAIGLAIIIVVFRGKISTNVDEMNLLKW